Genomic DNA from Caldicellulosiruptor hydrothermalis 108:
ACCTTGACACAATACCGGATGAGGCTTATGAGATTGGCAAAGAGCAGTTTGCAACCTTGGGTGGAGGCAACCACTTTATAGAGTTTCAAAAACTTCATGTCATAGATAAAATTATTGCAGAAAAATGGGGACTTTTCGATGGGCAGTTTGTTGTGATGATACATTCTGGTTCGCGAAGGTTTGGAGCGGTCATTGGCGATTATTATCAGAAGAAATTCAAAGACGTCATGAAATCCAAGGGTATCACAACACCCGACCCGCAGCTTACCTTTTTGCCAATTGACAACAAGGTTGCAAAAGATTATATTAAAGCTATGCAGTCAGCAGCTATATATGCAAAGATAAATAGACACTATATGAGCAATTTCATAATATCAGTCTTAGAAAAACACTCAATTGACGCTTGGGTTTTGTATGACGTTGCTCATAACATTGCGTACATGGAAAGATTTGCAAACAGAGAAAAGCTTGTTATAAGAAAAGGAGCAACAAGAGCACTCCCACCAAACCACTATTTGATTCCAAATCCTAAATTTGCTGATACAGGACATCCTGTAATCTTGCCGGGCAGTATGGGTTCAAGTTCATACCTGATGAGAGGAATACAGGACAATATAATTAGCTATCACACAGTAAACCATGGTGCAGGCAGGGTTTTATCGCGCACAAAGGCAAAAAAGACAATCTCTATAGATGAGTTTTCAAAGGCATTAAAACAGGGTCAGGATGGAGAGATTCTTATAAACACCAAAAACCTCAAAGACTTTTTAGACGAAAGTCCACAGAGTTACAAAGACATTGAACTAGTGATAAATTCAGTAATTACATCGAGGCTTGCTACTCCTGTTGCTAAAATGGAGCCGCTTGGAGTTATAAAGGGGAAGGATTAATATTACAAATTGGTTTGGGATGAGGTCGAAAATGAACAGAGAAGAACTCATTTATTCTTTGTGGCTTTACAGCATAAAAGGTATAGGGCCAAAGAAGTTCAGGCAGATAAAAAATAAATACAAAACTCTTAAAGAGGCTTATTTTAACAGAAAAGAATTAGAAGTAGAAGGTATTTTTGGACATCTTAAAGATGAGATAAAAAACTCTGATACTGCAGAGGCTGAAAAAATTCTTGAATTTTGTGAGAGAAATAGTATAAATATAATACTTGAAGACGATAGGCTGTATCCTGATGAGTTCAAAGTTTTTGACCATGCACCAGTTATGCTCTTTGTAAAAGGGGATGCAAAGCTTCTTAAATTTCCGCGTAAAATATCAATGGTTGGCACACGAGAACCTACTTATTATGGCAAAAGAGTTGCAAAAGAGCTGGCAAGTCTGCTGGCTTCCTTAGGAATTTTAGTTGTTAGCGGAATGGCAAGGGGGATTGACAGTTTTTGCCATACAGGAGCACTTGAAAATGGGAAGACAGTAGCTGTTTTGGGTTGTGGAGTTGATATTGTGTATCCAAAAGAAAATTTAAAGCTCTACCGTCAGATTATAGAAAATGGGTGTGTTGTGTCTGAGTTTTTGCCAGGTACTTTGCCGGAGAAAATGAACTTTCCGCAGAGAAACAGGATTGTTGCAATGTTTTCACCGTGTTTGGTTGTGATTGAAGCTTCAACCAAGAGCGGTACTTTTTCAACAGTTGACTTTGCTTTGGAGCAGGGGAAAGAGGTATTTGCGGTGCCTGGTAACATCTTTTCGCAAAAGAGTAGCGGCACAAACAGGCTCATAAAAGAAGGTGCAAGGATTATATGTTCGTATGAGGATTTTCTTGAGGACATAAAGGAGATTTATTCTTTAAAACCTGCCCAGCTGAGCTTTGCTGACAAAGAAGATGAAGAAGAACTGACAGATGATGAGAAAAGATTGATAAAGCTTTTAGATGAAAATGGTGAGATGCACGTGGAAAGTTTGATTGCGCTCACAGGGTGGGACCCTGGTAAGATTGCAAGTTTAATTACTTCGCTTGAGATAAAGTCCAAGGTTGTAAGAGACCGAGGAAACATAATTTCTAAACTTTAAAAAAATCTACTTACAGGGGGTAAAATTCTGTTGAAAAAACTTGTCATTGTAGAGTCACCTGCAAAGGCAAAAACAATTGCAAAGTATCTTGGCAAAGAGTTTAAGGTAGAGGCTTCAATGGGCCATGTCAGAGACCTTCCCAAGAGCGATTTGGGGGTTGACATAGAGAATGGTTTTGCACCCAAGTATATCAACATCAGAGGTAAGGCAGATGTAATAAACAGGCTAAAAAAATCTGCAGAAAGTGCAGAAAAGGTTTACCTTGCAACAGACCCTGACAGGGAAGGCGAGGCAATCTCATGGCATCTGGCAACTATTTTGGGGCTTGATGTAAACGACAATGTGAGAATTACATTCAATGAGATAACAAAAAAGGCTGTACAGGAATCTTTGAAAAATGCAAGGCCAATTGACCAGAACCTTGTCAATGCCCAGCAGGCACGAAGAGTGTTGGATAGGCTTGTCGGGTACAAGCTCAGCCCGTTTTTGTGGGAAAAGGTCAAAGGCGGACTTTCTGCTGGAAGGGTTCAGTCTGTTGCGACAAGGCTTGTGGTTGAAAGGGAAGAGGAGATAGAAAATTTTAAGCCTGAAGAGTACTGGACGTTAGAAGCGGTATTTAAAAAAGATGCCCAAGAGTTTAAAGCAAAGTTTTATGGAGATAAGAAGGGTAAGATTGAGCTAAAAAACCAAGGTCAGGTCCAAGAGATTGAAGAAAAGATAAAAAATAAGGAGTTCAAAGTTGTAAAAATAAAGGTATCAGAGAAAAAGAAAAATCCGCCACCACCATTTATCACGAGCACCCTTCAACAGGAAGCGTCAAGAAAGTTAAGGTTTACTCCTGCAAAGACAATGGCGGTTGCGCAGATGCTGTATGAAGGCGTTGAGATAAAAGGAGAAGGAAGTGTCGGTCTTATAACATATATGAGAACAGACTCAACAAGAATTTCTGAGGAGGCACAGCAGGCAGCACGAAACCTTATCCTACAGAAGTTTGGCAAAGAATATCTTCCCGAAAAGCCGAGGGTTTACAAAACAAAAAAGGATGCTCAAGATGCTCATGAGGCTATAAGACCTACTTATTTGGATATGGACCCTGAAAGTATAAAGGATTCTCTGACACCTGACCAGTACAAGCTGTACAAGCTCATTTATGACAGGTTTTTAGCGTCGCAGATGGAAAGCAGCATATATGAGGTTCTTTCAGCCGAGCTTGAAGTGGAAGGCTATATTTTTAAGCTAACAGGGTCAAAGCTCAAGTTTGCTGGGTTCATGGAAGTGTACGTCGAGGGTAAAGACACAGAGGATGAAGAAGAGGAAAATCAGCTTCCAGAAATTAGAGAAGGAGAGGTTTTAAAGCCCATAAAACTTGAGAGCAAACAGCATTTTACTCAACCGCCTTCTCGCTATACTGAAGCAACCTTAATAAAGGCTTTAGAAGAAAAAGGTATAGGAAGACCGAGCACGTACGCTCCAACAATCCAGACAATTCTGGAGAGAGGATATGTTGTCAAAGAAGATAGGTTTTTAAAACCAACAGAGCTTGGCAAACTTGTAACAAATATACTTAAAGAATATTTCAAAGACATAATAGACATTGAATTTACTGCAGAGCTCGAAAGCAACCTTGACAAGATTGAGGAAGGAAAGCTTGAGTGGACTGAAGTTGTAAGAAAATACTACCAGCCGCTTGAAAAGGAACTTGAGATAGCACGAGCTACTTTGCTAAAGGTTAAGGTTGAGGATGAGGAGACAGACATTGTATGCGAAAACTGTGGAAGAAAAATGGTGATAAAAAAAGGCAGATACGGAAAGTTTTTGGCATGTCCAGGATATCCTGAATGCAAAAACACAAAACCTTATTACGATTACCTTGATGTGTTGTGTCCAAAGTGCGGCAAAAGGGTAATAGAAAAGAAGTCCAAAAAAGGCAAGAGATATTACACGTGCGAAGGATATCCTGACTGTGACCTCATTTTGTGGGAAAAGCCAGCCAAAAACTGTCCAAAGTGCGGCAGTCTCATGTTTGAAAAGGGCAGGAAAGGGAATAGAAAGCTTGTATGTTCAAATGAAAACTGTGCTTACGAAGAAAAAATAGGGGAAAAAGGTGAGTAATTGATATGGAAATTGTAGTGATTGGAGCTGGGCTTGCAGGTGTTGAGGCAGCAAATGTAATCACAAAGTTTGGAATAAAGGTAAAGCTTTTTGAGATGAAACCCAAAAAGTTTTCGCCTGCACACAAAATAGATACCTTTGCAGAGCTTGTGTGCAGCAATTCTTTAAAATCTAAGCTTTTGACAAATGCATCTGGGCTTTTAAAAGAAGAGATGAAGGTGTTCGGTTCGCTTGTGATGGAAGCTGCCCAGGCAACATCAGTTGAGGCAGGACAGGCTTTGGCAGTTGATAGGTATAAGTTT
This window encodes:
- a CDS encoding RtcB family protein — translated: MKKIRDGVYTNDYAIFFMTEEILKDLDEGVLQQAKNASQIPNVEFLGYTPDAHIGKGTSIGTIIVWDMSKAWISPTIVGVDIGCGMRLILTDKFADDIDKALLKRIMDEVEDLIPTGVGKKNKKIALSKAKYEEYLQNTEIDKDISDKMVLIHEFDLDTIPDEAYEIGKEQFATLGGGNHFIEFQKLHVIDKIIAEKWGLFDGQFVVMIHSGSRRFGAVIGDYYQKKFKDVMKSKGITTPDPQLTFLPIDNKVAKDYIKAMQSAAIYAKINRHYMSNFIISVLEKHSIDAWVLYDVAHNIAYMERFANREKLVIRKGATRALPPNHYLIPNPKFADTGHPVILPGSMGSSSYLMRGIQDNIISYHTVNHGAGRVLSRTKAKKTISIDEFSKALKQGQDGEILINTKNLKDFLDESPQSYKDIELVINSVITSRLATPVAKMEPLGVIKGKD
- the topA gene encoding type I DNA topoisomerase — encoded protein: MKKLVIVESPAKAKTIAKYLGKEFKVEASMGHVRDLPKSDLGVDIENGFAPKYINIRGKADVINRLKKSAESAEKVYLATDPDREGEAISWHLATILGLDVNDNVRITFNEITKKAVQESLKNARPIDQNLVNAQQARRVLDRLVGYKLSPFLWEKVKGGLSAGRVQSVATRLVVEREEEIENFKPEEYWTLEAVFKKDAQEFKAKFYGDKKGKIELKNQGQVQEIEEKIKNKEFKVVKIKVSEKKKNPPPPFITSTLQQEASRKLRFTPAKTMAVAQMLYEGVEIKGEGSVGLITYMRTDSTRISEEAQQAARNLILQKFGKEYLPEKPRVYKTKKDAQDAHEAIRPTYLDMDPESIKDSLTPDQYKLYKLIYDRFLASQMESSIYEVLSAELEVEGYIFKLTGSKLKFAGFMEVYVEGKDTEDEEEENQLPEIREGEVLKPIKLESKQHFTQPPSRYTEATLIKALEEKGIGRPSTYAPTIQTILERGYVVKEDRFLKPTELGKLVTNILKEYFKDIIDIEFTAELESNLDKIEEGKLEWTEVVRKYYQPLEKELEIARATLLKVKVEDEETDIVCENCGRKMVIKKGRYGKFLACPGYPECKNTKPYYDYLDVLCPKCGKRVIEKKSKKGKRYYTCEGYPDCDLILWEKPAKNCPKCGSLMFEKGRKGNRKLVCSNENCAYEEKIGEKGE
- the dprA gene encoding DNA-processing protein DprA — translated: MNREELIYSLWLYSIKGIGPKKFRQIKNKYKTLKEAYFNRKELEVEGIFGHLKDEIKNSDTAEAEKILEFCERNSINIILEDDRLYPDEFKVFDHAPVMLFVKGDAKLLKFPRKISMVGTREPTYYGKRVAKELASLLASLGILVVSGMARGIDSFCHTGALENGKTVAVLGCGVDIVYPKENLKLYRQIIENGCVVSEFLPGTLPEKMNFPQRNRIVAMFSPCLVVIEASTKSGTFSTVDFALEQGKEVFAVPGNIFSQKSSGTNRLIKEGARIICSYEDFLEDIKEIYSLKPAQLSFADKEDEEELTDDEKRLIKLLDENGEMHVESLIALTGWDPGKIASLITSLEIKSKVVRDRGNIISKL